The DNA sequence TATGCCGACGTCTCCGCTCGGTAAAAGGCAGTTTGCTGACAAAGTAATCCCAGATCCCGGGATGCCTGTCGGCAAAGGCCACCAGCAGATCGCGATCCGAAATCAATCCCAGGAAATTGCCTTGCTGGTCTACGACACAAACCCGCTGTATATCCCCGCAGTCGATCAAGCGAATCACCTCCTCCACCGGTGTCTCAGGAAGAACCGTAGTAGTTTCACGACGCATGATGTCCGAAACAAAGCGCAGGTTCTCCACGTTGATTTTCTGTTTCTGAAAGGTCTGCCAATCCGGGCACTCCCGTAGGATGCTATGAAATATATCCACCCGTGAGAGGTTGCCCACGAGCTTCCCTTCGGCATCAACTACTGGTAGACGCTTCACCTTTTTTTCCAGCATGAGATTCACGGCCTCGGTAACCCTTTGCTCCTGCCCTATGGTCACCGCCGGTTTGGTCATAATTTCTCTGGCCTGTCTCGAACCCAGAGCCTCCAGTACCGCATCCACTTTTTCGTCGGCTGATTCGGATAGCAATCCCAACCGCATCGGCATCCCTGCTTTGTAGATTAGATCGGTCTGGGAGATGACGCCTACCGGATGTTTCTCTGCGTCCACCACCGGAAGGCCGGTAAAGGTGGAGGAGAGCAGCAGGCGTGTCACTTCGGCCAGCGAAGTCTCCAGATTGACCTTTCTCGGCTGTAAAGTCATCAGTTCCCGCACCTGGGTCTGCCTGGGAATGAGCAGACCCCGAGTCCTATGGGAGATTACTTGCACATCCTGAACCACCACAATACCGTCAGTGACCATCTCCTGCATTTTGATCAGAATATTCTCAGCTCCACTTAACGGGGCGATAATCGTAATCTGCACCGGCATGTTGTAGGACAGAACCTCAATACTGCGGGTGGCGATCTCGCCGCTTTCGTAAGAACCCTCAATCCCTCCGGTTACCATAGTGCGCGCTGCGATTTTCAGGTCGTGGACATACTGCACAATGGCCTTATAAAGAGGCTCCCCCCGCCAGCGGGCTTCTTCATCAGTAAAGATTTCAATGAGCTTATAGTGCTGCATACATGGACTCCGTTACCGCAGCCGACCCACCACAAGGCCCAAGAAAACCAGGGCCGAACCGATGACATTGTTGGTTAGAATGTTGGCCGTCGAGACGATATATCTTCCTTCTCGGAAAGCATTTACCGTCTCCAGGCCAAACGTGGAAAACGTTGTCAACGCCCCGAGATACCCGGTCATAAAAAAAAGACGCATAGAGGGATTCATGATGCCCAAACCGCGGTCTGCGAGAGCGAAAGCCAGACCGATGAGGAAGCACCCTAAAAGGTTAACGATGAGCGTTCCATAAGGGAATTTGGCACCAAATAGTTTTACGGCGAACAAAGAAACCCCATAGCGCGAAAGAGCTCCCAGGCTGCCGCCAGCCATCACCAAGAGTATTTTCATCATCCAACTCTCGAACGAAATCAACCGTCGAAAACAATTTATATTGAGCAGTTTGCGGAAGCGCACTATCTTGCAGACCCCAAAGAATAGTCTTGGCCAGGATAAGTCTTTGTAAAAGTTTAAACGCATATCATCATGATATAATTAGCTGATTTAACTGAAACGGAAATCTTCGGCCCGTTTCGCCCCCCCAAAAAAAAAATTCTACTGAAATCATGGAATCCCAGTAGAAGTCATCATCCCGAAAACATTTGCTTCAGGCGGTTGAAGGCGGACCCCATCGCCAGTTTACATTTTTCAAATTACCAATATGAAATAAAAAAAGCAATCTTTTTCCCGCTTTTATCTTTTTTAGGGTTTTTCCGGTTGACTGATATATATAGAAACGGTAATATTAGTGCAAATAGGTGATGAGGTCCACCATAACTGCCTTGCCGAGGAATTGGCCGGGATGATGACTTCTGCCCCACACTTAGGGCAGAAGTTTTTTTTGTGCTGAGGTTTTAGTAAATGAGTATTTATAAGCAGTTTCAGCAATCTCTGGAACAACAACTGAAAAATCTAGCACGCTTCCCAGAAATCAGCCGAACCAATATTTCTTTTATTTTGGATAAACTGCGCCAGAATCGCTTTAATCTGGTTATGTTGGGTGCATTTAAGAGGGGCAAAAGCACCCTGATCAACGCCCTCCTGGGTGAATCCTTACTGCCCACTGCGGTTATTCCCCTAACTTCGGTGGTTACGATCATCGGCTATGGCGAAAAACTACGAATTGATGTCCTCTTTCATAATGGTCAGCGGCGGCAGATAGCCGGTAGCGAATTAGCAGCCTATATAACGGAAAGGGGCAATCCTCATAATAAGAAAGGTGTGCTGGAAGTCGATATCGCCTACCCGTCGGCATATCTTAAAGACGGCGTCCGGATCATCGATACTCCCGGAGTCGGTTCAGTTTACAGCCACAATACCGAGGTCGCCTATAACTACCTGCCGCAGGTGGATGCCGCCATTTTTGTGGTCACGGTGGACCCGCCACTATCAGCCTCTGAGGAAGAGTTTTTAAAGGATATTCGGGAATATGTCCATAAGCTCTTTTTTGTGCTGAATAAAATCGATTATGTAGCCGAAGCGGAACGGCAGGAGGCCCTGGACTTTACCCGGCAGGTATTAACAACTAGTTTAGGGACGGACAATCTCCAGATCTTTCCCCTAACCGCCAAGCTTGCCCTTGAAGGCAAACAGGCCGGGCAACCCAAGCTGCTGGAAGAAAGCCTGCTGCCCCAATTTGAAGATCATTTGCGGACCTTCCTCTATCAAGAAAAGGGTCGGGTTCTGTTGATTTCGTGCGTCACCGGGGCCCTGAAGTCCATCACCGACTCAACCCTGGCTCTGAAGGTGGAACGGCATGCCAGCTCCATGCCTCTCAAGGAGTTGGAAGAAAAGATCGGACGGTTCAATCTTGAGTTGCAGGGCCTGGAAAAAGAGCGTGAAATGTCCCTGCTCCTGTTGGACGGACGCATGAAGGGGGTAATTGAGGAAGTCAACACCGATCTGGAAACCTTTAAAAATGAAACCATGACCCGACTGCGTCGAGAAGTGCAGGAGGCCTTCCAACAGAAACTTCAAGCCTCGGGAGATCTGCGCCAGGAGATGGAGAAGTTTCTCTTTGGCACCCTCCGCAACCTTTTCACCTTATGGCGCAGCAGTGAAATCGAAAAAATTACTCAGAATCTGGCGGGCGTCCATCAGGAATTCGCCGACCGCATAAATTCTATCCTGGAGCGGTTGACCGAACTTACGGCCCGGATTTTTGACTTTTCTCTTCGGGGATTTAGCGCCGAAACCGCCCTGACCGAAAAAAGTCATTTTTGGTTTAAGTTTAAAGAAGACCCGGTTGGCCTGGAAATCATTCAAATAACAATAACCTCTCTACTTCCGCGGGCCTTGACCAAAGGGATGCTCCTCAAAAAACTTTTGGAAAACGTCGACGAACTGGTGGACAAACATTGTGGCCGCTTGCGCTATGATTTTCAAAACAGGCTCAACGACATGGCCCGTGAATTTCGGCAAACTTGGCTGGCCAAAATCGATTACA is a window from the Desulfobacca acetoxidans DSM 11109 genome containing:
- a CDS encoding DUF190 domain-containing protein; the encoded protein is MQHYKLIEIFTDEEARWRGEPLYKAIVQYVHDLKIAARTMVTGGIEGSYESGEIATRSIEVLSYNMPVQITIIAPLSGAENILIKMQEMVTDGIVVVQDVQVISHRTRGLLIPRQTQVRELMTLQPRKVNLETSLAEVTRLLLSSTFTGLPVVDAEKHPVGVISQTDLIYKAGMPMRLGLLSESADEKVDAVLEALGSRQAREIMTKPAVTIGQEQRVTEAVNLMLEKKVKRLPVVDAEGKLVGNLSRVDIFHSILRECPDWQTFQKQKINVENLRFVSDIMRRETTTVLPETPVEEVIRLIDCGDIQRVCVVDQQGNFLGLISDRDLLVAFADRHPGIWDYFVSKLPFTERRRRHKHLQRHLEVKTASEVMNTHIITIEEDAPINEAIRLMLENCIKRLPVLDAQGKFKGMVSREALLRTGFASS
- the crcB gene encoding fluoride efflux transporter CrcB yields the protein MMKILLVMAGGSLGALSRYGVSLFAVKLFGAKFPYGTLIVNLLGCFLIGLAFALADRGLGIMNPSMRLFFMTGYLGALTTFSTFGLETVNAFREGRYIVSTANILTNNVIGSALVFLGLVVGRLR
- a CDS encoding dynamin family protein; the protein is MSIYKQFQQSLEQQLKNLARFPEISRTNISFILDKLRQNRFNLVMLGAFKRGKSTLINALLGESLLPTAVIPLTSVVTIIGYGEKLRIDVLFHNGQRRQIAGSELAAYITERGNPHNKKGVLEVDIAYPSAYLKDGVRIIDTPGVGSVYSHNTEVAYNYLPQVDAAIFVVTVDPPLSASEEEFLKDIREYVHKLFFVLNKIDYVAEAERQEALDFTRQVLTTSLGTDNLQIFPLTAKLALEGKQAGQPKLLEESLLPQFEDHLRTFLYQEKGRVLLISCVTGALKSITDSTLALKVERHASSMPLKELEEKIGRFNLELQGLEKEREMSLLLLDGRMKGVIEEVNTDLETFKNETMTRLRREVQEAFQQKLQASGDLRQEMEKFLFGTLRNLFTLWRSSEIEKITQNLAGVHQEFADRINSILERLTELTARIFDFSLRGFSAETALTEKSHFWFKFKEDPVGLEIIQITITSLLPRALTKGMLLKKLLENVDELVDKHCGRLRYDFQNRLNDMAREFRQTWLAKIDYTTDSIRQALERALAQKKDNSQTVATRLGELDRRLEAILQAEAALLTLKEQISATLH